Proteins found in one Bacillus subtilis subsp. subtilis str. 168 genomic segment:
- the rplB gene encoding ribosomal protein L2 (BL2) (Evidence 1a: Function from experimental evidences in the studied strain; PubMedId: 12682299, 23249812, 24637032; Product type s: structure), which produces MAIKKYKPTSNGRRGMTTSDFAEITTDKPEKSLLAPLHKKGGRNNQGKLTVRHQGGGHKRQYRVIDFKRDKDGIPGRVATVEYDPNRSANIALINYADGEKRYILAPKGIQVGTEIMSGPEADIKVGNALPLINIPVGTVVHNIELKPGKGGQLVRSAGTSAQVLGKEGKYVLVRLNSGEVRMILSACRASIGQVGNEQHELINIGKAGRSRWKGIRPTVRGSVMNPNDHPHGGGEGRAPIGRKSPMSPWGKPTLGFKTRKKKNKSDKFIVRRRKNK; this is translated from the coding sequence ATGGCGATTAAAAAGTATAAACCGACCTCTAATGGACGTCGTGGCATGACAACTTCAGATTTTGCTGAAATCACGACTGACAAGCCGGAAAAATCCTTGCTTGCTCCCCTTCACAAAAAAGGCGGACGTAACAACCAAGGTAAATTGACTGTACGTCACCAAGGTGGCGGACATAAACGCCAATACCGTGTTATCGACTTCAAACGCGATAAAGATGGTATACCTGGACGCGTTGCTACAGTTGAATACGATCCAAACCGTTCAGCTAACATCGCTCTAATCAACTATGCAGACGGAGAAAAACGTTACATTCTTGCTCCTAAAGGAATTCAAGTAGGTACTGAAATCATGTCAGGTCCTGAAGCTGACATTAAAGTAGGTAATGCACTTCCACTTATCAACATCCCTGTTGGTACAGTTGTGCATAACATTGAATTAAAACCTGGTAAAGGCGGACAGCTTGTACGTTCAGCTGGTACATCTGCTCAGGTTCTTGGTAAAGAAGGTAAATACGTTCTTGTACGTCTTAACTCTGGTGAAGTTCGCATGATCCTTTCTGCTTGCCGTGCTTCTATCGGTCAAGTAGGTAACGAACAGCACGAACTTATCAACATTGGTAAAGCTGGACGTTCTCGCTGGAAAGGCATCCGTCCTACAGTTCGTGGTTCTGTAATGAACCCTAACGATCACCCACACGGTGGTGGTGAAGGACGTGCGCCAATCGGACGTAAATCACCAATGTCTCCATGGGGCAAACCAACTCTTGGATTCAAGACTCGTAAGAAAAAGAACAAATCCGATAAATTTATCGTACGTCGTCGTAAAAATAAATAA
- the rpsQ gene encoding ribosomal protein S17 (BS16) (Evidence 1a: Function from experimental evidences in the studied strain; PubMedId: 12682299; Product type s: structure), with protein sequence MSERNQRKVYQGRVVSDKMDKTITVVVETYKKHTLYGKRVKYSKKFKAHDENNQAKIGDIVKIMETRPLSATKRFRLVEVVEEAVII encoded by the coding sequence ATGAGCGAACGTAACCAACGCAAAGTTTACCAAGGCCGTGTTGTTTCTGACAAAATGGATAAAACCATTACTGTTGTTGTTGAGACATACAAAAAACATACACTTTACGGTAAACGCGTAAAATACTCAAAAAAATTCAAAGCACATGATGAAAATAATCAAGCTAAAATCGGTGACATCGTTAAGATCATGGAAACTCGTCCATTGTCTGCAACTAAGCGTTTCCGTCTAGTTGAAGTTGTCGAAGAAGCTGTTATTATCTAA
- the rplX gene encoding ribosomal protein L24 (BL23) (Evidence 1a: Function from experimental evidences in the studied strain; PubMedId: 11278078, 12682299; Product type s: structure) has product MHVKKGDKVMVISGKDKGKQGTILAAFPKKDRVLVEGVNMVKKHSKPTQANPQGGISNQEAPIHVSNVMPLDPKTGEVTRVGYKVEDGKKVRVAKKSGQVLDK; this is encoded by the coding sequence ATGCATGTAAAAAAAGGCGATAAAGTTATGGTTATCTCTGGTAAAGATAAAGGCAAACAAGGAACAATCCTTGCTGCTTTCCCTAAAAAGGACCGCGTTTTAGTTGAAGGTGTTAACATGGTAAAGAAACACTCTAAACCAACTCAAGCTAACCCTCAAGGCGGTATTTCTAATCAAGAGGCGCCAATTCATGTATCAAACGTTATGCCGCTCGATCCTAAAACAGGTGAAGTGACTCGCGTAGGATACAAAGTGGAAGATGGCAAAAAAGTTCGTGTAGCAAAAAAATCTGGGCAAGTTCTAGATAAATAG
- the rplD gene encoding ribosomal protein L4 (Evidence 2a: Function from experimental evidences in other organisms; PubMedId: 10898684, 12682299, 22720735; Product type s: structure), translating into MPKVALYNQNGSTAGDIELNASVFGIEPNESVVFDAILMQRASLRQGTHKVKNRSEVRGGGRKPWRQKGTGRARQGSIRSPQWRGGGVVFGPTPRSYSYKLPKKVRRLAIKSVLSSKVIDNNIIVLEDLTLDTAKTKEMAAILKGLSVEKKALIVTADANEAVALSARNIPGVTVVEANGINVLDVVNHEKLLITKAAVEKVEEVLA; encoded by the coding sequence ATGCCAAAAGTAGCATTATACAACCAAAACGGTTCTACTGCTGGTGACATCGAATTAAACGCTTCTGTATTTGGTATCGAACCAAATGAGAGTGTTGTATTCGACGCTATTCTTATGCAAAGAGCTTCCTTACGTCAAGGAACTCACAAAGTAAAAAATCGTTCTGAAGTACGCGGCGGAGGTCGTAAACCATGGCGTCAAAAAGGTACTGGACGTGCCCGTCAAGGTTCAATCCGTTCACCGCAATGGCGCGGAGGTGGTGTCGTATTCGGCCCAACACCACGCAGCTATTCTTATAAATTACCTAAAAAAGTTCGCCGCTTGGCAATCAAATCAGTATTGTCTTCTAAAGTGATCGACAACAACATCATCGTTCTTGAAGATCTTACTCTTGATACGGCTAAAACAAAAGAAATGGCAGCTATCCTTAAAGGATTATCTGTTGAGAAAAAAGCTTTAATCGTAACTGCGGATGCAAACGAAGCAGTAGCATTATCTGCTCGTAACATTCCTGGAGTTACTGTTGTTGAAGCTAACGGAATCAACGTTTTAGACGTTGTCAACCACGAGAAGCTTCTGATTACAAAAGCAGCGGTTGAAAAAGTAGAGGAGGTGCTTGCATAA
- the rpmC gene encoding ribosomal protein L29 (Evidence 1a: Function from experimental evidences in the studied strain; PubMedId: 12682299, 23002217; Product type s: structure), whose product MKANEIRDLTTAEIEQKVKSLKEELFNLRFQLATGQLENTARIREVRKAIARMKTVIREREIAANK is encoded by the coding sequence ATGAAAGCTAATGAAATTCGTGACCTTACCACTGCTGAAATTGAACAAAAAGTAAAGTCTCTTAAAGAAGAACTTTTCAATCTTCGCTTTCAATTAGCGACAGGACAACTTGAAAATACTGCTCGCATTCGTGAAGTGCGCAAAGCTATCGCGCGCATGAAAACTGTGATTCGTGAAAGAGAAATTGCTGCTAATAAATAA
- the rplE gene encoding ribosomal protein L5 (BL6) (Evidence 2a: Function from experimental evidences in other organisms; PubMedId: 12682299; Product type s : structure), with the protein MNRLKEKYNKEIAPALMTKFNYDSVMQVPKIEKIVINMGVGDAVQNAKAIDSAVEELTFIAGQKPVVTRAKKSIAGFRLREGMPIGAKVTLRGERMYDFLDKLISVSLPRVRDFRGVSKKSFDGRGNYTLGIKEQLIFPEIDYDKVTKVRGMDIVIVTTANTDEEARELLTQVGMPFQK; encoded by the coding sequence ATGAACCGCCTTAAAGAAAAGTACAATAAAGAAATTGCACCTGCTTTAATGACTAAGTTCAACTATGATTCAGTCATGCAAGTGCCTAAAATCGAAAAAATCGTAATCAACATGGGTGTTGGTGACGCTGTTCAAAACGCCAAAGCAATCGACAGTGCTGTTGAGGAATTAACGTTTATCGCAGGTCAAAAACCTGTCGTTACTCGTGCGAAGAAATCAATTGCTGGATTCCGTCTTCGTGAGGGAATGCCTATCGGTGCGAAAGTAACTCTTCGCGGAGAGCGCATGTATGATTTCCTTGATAAACTTATTTCTGTATCTTTACCGCGTGTACGTGACTTCCGCGGGGTTTCTAAAAAATCTTTCGACGGTCGCGGTAACTACACACTTGGTATCAAAGAACAGTTAATCTTCCCTGAAATTGACTACGATAAAGTAACAAAGGTTCGCGGAATGGACATCGTTATCGTAACAACTGCTAATACTGACGAAGAAGCTCGTGAGCTATTAACTCAAGTAGGTATGCCGTTCCAGAAATAA
- the rplW gene encoding ribosomal protein L23 (Evidence 1a: Function from experimental evidences in the studied strain; PubMedId: 12682299, 17981968, 23002217; Product type s: structure) — MKDPRDVLKRPVITERSADLMTEKKYTFEVDVRANKTEVKDAVESIFGVKVDKVNIMNYKGKSKRVGRYTGMTSRRRKAIVKLTADSKEIEIFEA, encoded by the coding sequence ATGAAAGATCCTCGTGATGTTCTAAAGCGCCCCGTCATTACTGAACGTTCTGCCGATTTAATGACTGAAAAAAAATATACTTTTGAAGTTGATGTAAGAGCTAACAAAACAGAAGTGAAAGACGCGGTTGAAAGCATCTTTGGAGTGAAAGTTGACAAAGTCAACATCATGAACTACAAAGGCAAATCAAAACGTGTTGGACGCTACACTGGTATGACTAGCCGTCGCAGAAAAGCGATCGTAAAACTTACTGCAGACAGCAAAGAAATCGAAATTTTTGAAGCTTAA
- the rpsC gene encoding ribosomal protein S3 (BS3) (Evidence 1a: Function from experimental evidences in the studied strain; PubMedId: 12682299; Product type s: structure): protein MGQKVNPVGLRIGVIRDWESKWYAGKDYADFLHEDLKIREYISKRLSDASVSKVEIERAANRVNITIHTAKPGMVIGKGGSEVEALRKALNSLTGKRVHINILEIKRADLDAQLVADNIARQLENRVSFRRAQKQQIQRTMRAGAQGVKTMVSGRLGGADIARSEYYSEGTVPLHTLRADIDYATSEADTTYGKLGVKVWIYRGEVLPTKKKNEEGGK, encoded by the coding sequence GTGGGTCAAAAGGTAAATCCAGTCGGTCTTCGTATCGGAGTCATTCGTGATTGGGAATCTAAGTGGTACGCTGGTAAAGATTACGCTGACTTCCTGCACGAAGATTTAAAAATTCGTGAATACATTAGCAAACGCCTTTCTGACGCTTCTGTTTCTAAAGTAGAAATTGAGCGTGCAGCAAACCGCGTTAACATTACGATCCACACAGCTAAGCCTGGTATGGTTATCGGTAAAGGCGGTTCTGAAGTCGAAGCACTTCGCAAAGCCCTTAACAGCCTTACTGGCAAGCGTGTACACATTAACATTCTTGAAATCAAAAGAGCAGATCTTGATGCACAGCTAGTTGCTGACAACATCGCTCGTCAATTAGAAAACCGTGTTTCTTTCCGCCGTGCGCAGAAACAACAAATCCAACGTACTATGCGTGCTGGAGCACAAGGTGTGAAAACAATGGTTTCTGGTCGTCTTGGCGGTGCAGATATCGCTCGTTCTGAATACTACAGTGAAGGAACTGTTCCATTGCACACATTACGTGCGGACATTGACTATGCAACATCTGAAGCTGATACTACTTACGGTAAGCTTGGTGTAAAAGTCTGGATCTATCGTGGAGAGGTTCTTCCTACTAAGAAGAAAAATGAGGAAGGAGGAAAATAA
- the rplC gene encoding ribosomal protein L3 (BL3) (Evidence 1a: Function from experimental evidences in the studied strain; PubMedId: 12682299, 17981968, 19154332, 23759864; Product type s: structure): MTKGILGRKIGMTQVFAENGDLIPVTVIEAAPNVVLQKKTAENDGYEAIQLGFDDKREKLSNKPEKGHVAKAETAPKRFVKELRGVEMDAYEVGQEVKVEIFSAGEIVDVTGVSKGKGFQGAIKRHGQSRGPMSHGSRYHRRPGSMGPVDPNRVFKGKLLPGRMGGEQITVQNLEIVKVDAERNLLLIKGNVPGAKKSLITVKSAVKSK, translated from the coding sequence ATGACCAAAGGAATCTTAGGAAGAAAAATTGGTATGACGCAAGTATTCGCTGAGAATGGTGATCTTATTCCGGTAACTGTTATCGAGGCTGCTCCAAACGTTGTTCTTCAAAAGAAAACAGCTGAAAACGACGGTTACGAAGCAATCCAGCTTGGTTTTGACGACAAGCGTGAAAAGCTTTCTAACAAACCTGAAAAAGGGCACGTTGCAAAAGCGGAAACTGCTCCTAAGCGCTTCGTTAAAGAATTACGCGGAGTGGAAATGGATGCGTATGAAGTTGGTCAGGAAGTCAAGGTTGAAATTTTCTCTGCTGGAGAAATCGTAGATGTAACAGGAGTATCTAAAGGTAAAGGTTTCCAAGGTGCGATCAAGCGCCACGGACAATCTCGCGGACCTATGTCTCACGGTTCACGCTACCACCGTCGTCCTGGTTCAATGGGACCTGTAGATCCTAACCGTGTATTCAAAGGTAAATTATTACCTGGACGTATGGGCGGAGAGCAAATCACTGTTCAAAACCTTGAAATCGTAAAAGTTGATGCAGAACGCAATCTTCTTTTGATCAAAGGTAACGTACCTGGTGCGAAGAAATCTTTAATCACTGTTAAAAGTGCTGTTAAATCTAAATAA
- the rplP gene encoding ribosomal protein L16 (Evidence 1a: Function from experimental evidences in the studied strain; PubMedId: 12682299, 16390447, 24335279; Product type s: structure), with amino-acid sequence MLLPKRVKYRREHRGKMRGRAKGGTEVHFGEFGIQALEASWITNRQIEAARIAMTRYMKRGGKVWIKIFPSKPYTAKPLEVRMGSGKGAPEGWVAVVKPGKVLFEISGVSEEVAREALRLASHKLPIKTKFVKREEIGGESNES; translated from the coding sequence ATGTTATTACCAAAACGCGTTAAATATCGCAGAGAGCATCGCGGAAAAATGCGTGGCCGTGCGAAAGGCGGTACTGAAGTACATTTCGGAGAATTCGGTATCCAAGCTCTAGAAGCTTCTTGGATTACTAACCGTCAAATCGAAGCTGCACGTATTGCGATGACTCGTTACATGAAACGTGGCGGTAAAGTTTGGATCAAAATTTTCCCTTCTAAACCTTACACTGCTAAACCACTTGAGGTACGTATGGGATCCGGTAAAGGGGCTCCAGAAGGTTGGGTAGCTGTTGTAAAACCGGGCAAAGTTTTATTTGAAATTTCTGGTGTGTCTGAAGAGGTTGCTCGTGAAGCGCTTCGCCTTGCATCTCACAAATTGCCAATTAAAACGAAGTTCGTAAAACGTGAAGAAATTGGTGGTGAATCAAATGAAAGCTAA
- the rplNA gene encoding ribosomal protein L14 (Evidence 1a: Function from experimental evidences in the studied strain; PubMedId: 8722036, 8805509, 12682299, 22829778; Product type s: structure), with protein sequence MIQQETRLKVADNSGAREVLTIKVLGGSGRKTANIGDVIVCTVKQATPGGVVKKGEVVKAVIVRTKSGARRSDGSYISFDENACVIIRDDKSPRGTRIFGPVARELRENNFMKIVSLAPEVI encoded by the coding sequence ATGATTCAACAAGAGACTCGTTTAAAAGTAGCTGACAACTCTGGCGCACGTGAAGTACTTACTATTAAAGTTCTTGGTGGTTCTGGACGTAAAACAGCTAACATTGGTGATGTAATTGTTTGCACGGTTAAACAAGCAACACCAGGAGGCGTTGTCAAAAAAGGTGAAGTCGTAAAAGCTGTTATCGTTCGCACTAAAAGCGGAGCGCGCAGAAGTGACGGTTCATACATCAGCTTCGATGAGAATGCATGTGTTATCATCCGTGACGACAAGAGCCCACGCGGAACTCGTATCTTCGGACCAGTTGCTCGTGAATTGCGTGAAAACAACTTTATGAAAATTGTTTCTCTAGCTCCAGAAGTTATCTAA
- the rplV gene encoding ribosomal protein L22 (BL17) (Evidence 1a: Function from experimental evidences in the studied strain; PubMedId: 7928988, 12682299, 23002217; Product type s: structure), which yields MQAKAVARTVRIAPRKARLVMDLIRGKQVGEAVSILNLTPRAASPIIEKVLKSAIANAEHNYEMDANNLVISQAFVDEGPTLKRFRPRAMGRASQINKRTSHITIVVSEKKEG from the coding sequence ATGCAAGCTAAAGCTGTTGCAAGAACAGTCCGTATTGCTCCTCGTAAAGCACGTCTAGTAATGGACCTGATTCGAGGCAAGCAAGTAGGTGAGGCAGTATCAATCTTGAACCTTACACCAAGAGCTGCTTCTCCAATTATCGAGAAAGTATTAAAATCCGCTATTGCAAATGCTGAGCATAACTATGAAATGGACGCTAACAACCTGGTTATTTCTCAAGCATTCGTTGACGAAGGCCCTACGTTAAAAAGATTCCGCCCACGTGCTATGGGACGTGCGAGCCAAATCAACAAACGTACGAGCCACATTACAATCGTTGTATCAGAAAAGAAGGAGGGATAA
- the rpsS gene encoding ribosomal protein S19 (BS19) (Evidence 2a: Function from experimental evidences in other organisms; PubMedId: 12682299; Product type s : structure) has translation MARSLKKGPFVDGHLMTKIEKLNETDKKQVVKTWSRRSTIFPQFIGHTIAVYDGRKHVPVFISEDMVGHKLGEFAPTRTYKGHASDDKKTRR, from the coding sequence ATGGCTCGCAGCTTAAAAAAAGGACCATTTGTCGATGGACACTTGATGACTAAAATCGAGAAATTAAATGAAACAGACAAGAAACAAGTCGTAAAAACTTGGTCTCGTCGTTCTACTATTTTCCCACAGTTTATTGGTCACACAATCGCAGTCTATGACGGACGTAAACACGTGCCTGTATTCATCTCTGAAGATATGGTAGGGCACAAGTTGGGTGAATTCGCTCCAACTCGTACGTACAAAGGTCATGCTAGTGATGACAAAAAAACAAGACGCTAA
- the ybaC gene encoding putative proline iminopeptidase (Evidence 3: Putative function from multiple computational evidences; Product type e: enzyme), protein MIPEKKSIAIMKELSIGNTKQMLMINGVDVKNPLLLFLHGGPGTPQIGYVRHYQKELEQYFTVVHWDQRGSGLSYSKRISHHSMTINHFIKDTIQVTQWLLAHFSKSKLYLAGHSWGSILALHVLQQRPDLFYTYYGISQVVNPQDEESTAYQHIREISESKKASILSFLTRFIGAPPWKQDIQHLIYRFCVELTRGGFTHRHRQSLAVLFQMLTGNEYGVRNMHSFLNGLRFSKKHLTDELYRFNAFTSVPSIKVPCVFISGKHDLIVPAEISKQYYQELEAPEKRWFQFENSAHTPHIEEPSLFANTLSRHARHHL, encoded by the coding sequence ATGATTCCTGAAAAGAAATCAATCGCAATCATGAAAGAACTAAGCATTGGAAATACAAAGCAAATGCTGATGATTAATGGAGTTGACGTGAAAAATCCATTGCTGCTTTTTTTACATGGCGGGCCGGGAACGCCGCAAATCGGATATGTTAGACATTATCAAAAAGAGCTGGAACAGTATTTTACAGTAGTTCATTGGGATCAGAGAGGATCGGGGCTTTCTTATTCTAAGCGAATTTCGCATCACTCTATGACAATAAATCACTTCATTAAAGATACAATCCAAGTCACTCAATGGCTTTTAGCTCATTTTTCAAAATCAAAACTTTACCTAGCCGGTCATTCTTGGGGATCAATACTGGCGCTTCATGTGCTGCAGCAGCGTCCTGATTTATTTTACACGTATTATGGAATCAGCCAGGTTGTTAACCCGCAAGATGAAGAATCAACTGCTTATCAACATATTCGTGAAATTTCCGAATCAAAAAAAGCCAGCATATTATCTTTCCTTACACGTTTCATTGGTGCTCCGCCTTGGAAGCAGGATATCCAGCACCTTATCTATCGGTTTTGTGTTGAGCTAACCAGGGGAGGATTCACTCACCGTCATCGTCAATCTCTCGCTGTATTATTTCAAATGCTTACTGGCAATGAGTATGGAGTGCGGAACATGCACAGCTTCCTTAATGGATTGCGCTTCAGTAAAAAACATTTAACTGATGAGTTGTACCGGTTTAATGCTTTTACATCAGTTCCTTCTATTAAAGTACCGTGTGTTTTCATTTCAGGGAAACATGACTTAATTGTTCCTGCAGAAATATCGAAACAGTATTATCAAGAACTTGAGGCACCTGAAAAGCGCTGGTTTCAATTTGAGAATTCAGCTCACACCCCGCATATTGAGGAGCCATCATTATTCGCGAACACATTAAGTCGGCATGCACGACACCATTTATGA
- the rpsNA gene encoding ribosomal protein S14 (Evidence 1a: Function from experimental evidences in the studied strain; PubMedId: 12682299, 17163968, 19648245, 20208344, 27561249; Product type s: structure) yields the protein MAKKSMIAKQQRTPKFKVQEYTRCERCGRPHSVIRKFKLCRICFRELAYKGQIPGVKKASW from the coding sequence GTGGCTAAAAAGTCTATGATTGCGAAACAACAACGTACACCAAAGTTTAAAGTACAAGAGTACACACGCTGTGAACGCTGCGGACGTCCGCATTCAGTCATTCGTAAATTTAAACTTTGCCGTATTTGTTTCCGTGAGCTTGCATATAAAGGACAAATTCCTGGCGTGAAAAAAGCCAGCTGGTAA
- the rpsJ gene encoding ribosomal protein S10 (BS13); transcription antitermination factor (Evidence 1a: Function from experimental evidences in the studied strain; PubMedId: 12682299, 27964882; Product type s: structure), with protein MAKQKIRIRLKAYDHRILDQSAEKIVETAKRSGASVSGPIPLPTEKSVYTILRAVHKYKDSREQFEMRTHKRLIDIVNPTPQTVDALMRLDLPSGVDIEIKL; from the coding sequence ATGGCAAAACAAAAAATTCGTATTCGTTTGAAAGCATATGATCATAGAATCCTTGATCAATCTGCAGAGAAGATTGTTGAAACGGCAAAACGTTCTGGTGCCAGCGTATCTGGTCCGATTCCGTTGCCAACTGAAAAATCAGTTTACACAATCCTTCGTGCGGTGCACAAATACAAAGATTCTCGTGAGCAATTTGAAATGCGTACACATAAACGTTTAATCGACATTGTGAACCCAACACCACAAACTGTTGATGCTCTTATGCGATTAGACTTACCATCTGGTGTCGATATCGAAATTAAACTTTAA
- the tufA gene encoding elongation factor Tu (Evidence 1a: Function from experimental evidences in the studied strain; PubMedId: 10774755, 12682299, 7706132, 20133608, 22938038, 22720735; Product type f : factor), producing the protein MAKEKFDRSKSHANIGTIGHVDHGKTTLTAAITTVLHKKSGKGTAMAYDQIDGAPEERERGITISTAHVEYETETRHYAHVDCPGHADYVKNMITGAAQMDGAILVVSAADGPMPQTREHILLSKNVGVPYIVVFLNKCDMVDDEELLELVEMEVRDLLSEYDFPGDDVPVVKGSALKALEGDAEWEAKIFELMDAVDEYIPTPERDTEKPFMMPVEDVFSITGRGTVATGRVERGQVKVGDEVEIIGLQEENKKTTVTGVEMFRKLLDYAEAGDNIGALLRGVSREEIQRGQVLAKPGTITPHSKFKAEVYVLSKEEGGRHTPFFSNYRPQFYFRTTDVTGIIHLPEGVEMVMPGDNTEMNVELISTIAIEEGTRFSIREGGRTVGSGVVSTITE; encoded by the coding sequence ATGGCTAAAGAAAAATTCGACCGTTCCAAATCACATGCCAATATTGGTACAATTGGACACGTTGACCATGGTAAAACAACTTTAACTGCTGCTATCACAACAGTACTTCATAAGAAATCTGGTAAAGGTACAGCTATGGCGTACGATCAAATTGATGGTGCTCCAGAAGAACGCGAGCGCGGTATCACAATCTCTACTGCACACGTTGAGTACGAAACTGAAACTCGTCACTATGCACACGTTGACTGCCCAGGACACGCTGACTATGTTAAAAACATGATCACTGGTGCTGCGCAAATGGACGGAGCTATCCTTGTAGTATCTGCTGCTGATGGCCCAATGCCACAAACTCGTGAGCACATCCTTCTTTCTAAAAACGTTGGTGTACCATACATCGTTGTATTCTTAAACAAATGCGACATGGTAGACGACGAAGAGCTTCTTGAACTAGTTGAAATGGAAGTTCGCGATCTTCTTAGCGAATACGACTTCCCTGGTGATGATGTACCAGTTGTTAAAGGTTCTGCTCTTAAAGCTCTTGAAGGAGACGCTGAGTGGGAAGCTAAAATCTTCGAACTTATGGATGCGGTTGATGAGTACATCCCAACTCCAGAACGCGACACTGAAAAACCATTCATGATGCCAGTTGAGGACGTATTCTCAATCACTGGTCGTGGTACAGTTGCTACTGGCCGTGTAGAACGCGGACAAGTTAAAGTCGGTGACGAAGTTGAAATCATCGGTCTTCAAGAAGAGAACAAGAAAACAACTGTTACAGGTGTTGAAATGTTCCGTAAGCTTCTTGATTACGCTGAAGCTGGTGACAACATTGGTGCCCTTCTTCGCGGTGTATCTCGTGAAGAAATCCAACGTGGTCAAGTACTTGCTAAACCAGGTACAATCACTCCACACAGCAAATTCAAAGCTGAAGTTTACGTTCTTTCTAAAGAAGAGGGTGGACGTCATACTCCATTCTTCTCTAACTACCGTCCTCAGTTCTACTTCCGTACAACTGACGTAACTGGTATCATCCATCTTCCAGAAGGCGTAGAAATGGTTATGCCTGGAGATAACACTGAAATGAACGTTGAACTTATTTCTACAATCGCTATCGAAGAAGGAACTCGTTTCTCTATTCGTGAAGGCGGACGTACTGTTGGTTCAGGCGTTGTTTCTACAATCACTGAGTAA